In Streptomyces sp. NBC_00448, the following are encoded in one genomic region:
- a CDS encoding M20/M25/M40 family metallo-hydrolase has product MRTTPDNAVHPHPADPAPYIAEHSAAFLAALRDWLRIPSVSANPDHAPDVRRSAEWLAAALTDTGFPVAEVWETEGGGPAVFAEWPSGEADAPTVLVYGHHDVQPAAREDGWATDPFEPVEQDGRLRARGAADDKGQVFLHTLGLRAHLAATGRTAPAVNLKLLVEGEEESGSPHFGPLIRKHADRLACDTVIVSDTGMWAEDTPTVCTGMRGLVDGQIDLYGPDQDIHSGSFGGAVPNPATEAARLVAALHDEDRRVSIPGFYDGVVELTDRERALLAELPFDEAGWLRTAKSHAALGEHGHTTLERIWARPTAEVNGIHAGYGGPGGKTIVPSTAEIKFSFRLVAGQDTARVRQLVTDWVAARLPDGIRHEIRFWGDGTRPCLTPLDHPALRSLVRAMGRAFGQEIRYTREGGSGPAADLQDVLGVPVLFLGISVPSDGWHSVDEKVDLDLLFKGVETAAHLWTELAADWAAEPWPSSR; this is encoded by the coding sequence ATGCGTACGACCCCGGACAACGCCGTCCACCCGCACCCCGCCGACCCGGCCCCGTACATCGCCGAACACAGCGCCGCGTTCCTCGCCGCGCTGAGGGACTGGCTCCGTATCCCGTCCGTCTCCGCGAACCCGGACCACGCCCCCGACGTACGCCGCAGCGCCGAGTGGCTCGCGGCGGCACTGACCGACACCGGCTTCCCGGTGGCGGAGGTGTGGGAGACCGAGGGCGGCGGCCCGGCGGTCTTCGCCGAGTGGCCGAGCGGTGAGGCCGACGCACCCACCGTGCTCGTCTACGGGCACCACGACGTGCAGCCCGCCGCGCGGGAGGACGGCTGGGCGACCGACCCGTTCGAGCCGGTCGAGCAGGACGGGCGGCTGCGGGCACGCGGCGCCGCGGACGACAAGGGCCAGGTCTTCCTGCACACCCTGGGCCTGCGCGCGCACCTGGCGGCGACCGGCCGCACCGCTCCGGCGGTGAACCTGAAACTGCTGGTCGAGGGCGAGGAGGAGTCCGGGTCGCCGCACTTCGGGCCGTTGATCAGGAAGCACGCCGACCGGCTCGCCTGCGACACCGTGATCGTCTCGGACACCGGCATGTGGGCCGAGGACACCCCGACGGTGTGCACCGGCATGCGCGGCCTGGTGGACGGCCAGATCGACCTGTACGGGCCGGACCAGGACATCCACTCGGGCTCGTTCGGCGGCGCGGTGCCCAACCCCGCCACGGAGGCGGCCCGGCTGGTCGCCGCGCTGCACGACGAGGACCGGCGGGTGTCGATCCCCGGTTTCTACGACGGTGTGGTGGAACTCACCGACCGGGAGCGGGCGCTGCTGGCGGAGCTGCCGTTCGACGAGGCGGGCTGGCTGCGTACGGCCAAGTCGCACGCGGCGCTCGGCGAGCACGGCCACACCACCCTGGAGCGGATCTGGGCCCGGCCGACCGCCGAGGTCAACGGCATCCACGCCGGCTACGGCGGCCCCGGCGGCAAGACCATCGTGCCGTCCACCGCGGAGATCAAGTTCTCCTTCCGGCTGGTCGCGGGGCAGGACACCGCCCGGGTGCGGCAACTGGTCACGGACTGGGTGGCGGCCCGGCTGCCCGACGGCATCCGGCACGAGATCCGGTTCTGGGGCGACGGCACCCGCCCGTGCCTGACCCCGCTGGACCACCCGGCGCTGCGCTCGCTGGTCCGCGCGATGGGCCGCGCCTTCGGCCAGGAGATCAGGTACACCCGCGAGGGCGGGTCCGGGCCGGCCGCCGACCTCCAGGACGTACTGGGCGTTCCCGTACTGTTCCTGGGAATTTCCGTGCCGTCCGACGGTTGGCACTCCGTGGACGAGAAAGTGGATCTCGACCTGCTGTTCAAGGGCGTCGAGACCGCGGCGCACCTGTGGACGGAGCTCGCCGCGGACTGGGCGGCCGAACCGTGGCCGAGCAGCCGGTGA
- a CDS encoding SAVMC3_10250 family protein, which translates to MLSELVYLSDAKLRQFVPLARRRFSGRLKMALKVSTPLVGVDVSPAATNDERERLDHLRRVTEQIESHARWFTDAEHRPGQWIWFEAPLNDMLLDDPFSHMVVFLDPGDPVEGYDPVDASGRKVRLLMHGSAEHLLLPALPPRQEPPPAARTVTEYATGGTTWTSGGGGSSTSPGYSEVTRSRAWFRREGGQAHDTLDTLGHQDLPVLPADSPPTEVSRLGHFHRGTAELVDWLDRRASAPTAAWTRGYARVTADLAYPPVGGDTAAPFSRVVIASPLYVEYAHDLP; encoded by the coding sequence ATGCTGAGCGAACTGGTCTACCTGTCCGACGCGAAGTTACGGCAGTTCGTCCCGTTGGCCCGGCGCCGCTTCAGTGGCCGGCTCAAGATGGCGCTGAAGGTCTCCACGCCCCTGGTCGGCGTGGACGTGTCCCCCGCCGCCACGAACGACGAGCGGGAGCGCCTCGACCATCTGCGGCGGGTGACCGAGCAGATCGAGAGCCACGCGCGCTGGTTCACCGATGCCGAGCACCGCCCGGGTCAGTGGATCTGGTTCGAGGCCCCGCTCAACGACATGCTGCTGGACGACCCGTTCAGCCACATGGTGGTCTTCCTCGACCCCGGCGACCCGGTCGAGGGCTACGACCCGGTGGACGCCTCCGGCCGCAAGGTCCGCCTGCTGATGCACGGTTCCGCCGAGCACCTGCTGCTGCCGGCCCTGCCACCACGGCAGGAGCCGCCGCCCGCCGCGAGGACCGTCACGGAGTACGCCACCGGCGGCACGACATGGACGTCCGGTGGCGGCGGCTCGTCCACCTCCCCCGGCTACAGCGAGGTCACCAGGAGCCGGGCGTGGTTCAGGCGCGAAGGCGGCCAGGCCCACGACACGCTCGACACCCTCGGCCACCAGGACCTGCCGGTCCTCCCGGCGGACTCCCCACCCACAGAGGTGTCCAGGCTGGGCCACTTCCACCGGGGCACCGCCGAGCTCGTCGACTGGCTCGACCGCCGCGCGTCCGCACCCACCGCCGCCTGGACACGGGGATACGCGCGCGTCACCGCCGACCTCGCCTACCCGCCCGTCGGCGGCGACACCGCCGCCCCCTTCAGCAGAGTGGTGATCGCCAGCCCGCTGTACGTGGAGTACGCGCACGACCTGCCGTAG
- a CDS encoding MGMT family protein, translating to MGRVSEESGATGAGELGPYAEKVLDAVDLIPPGRVMTYGDVAEWLGEGGPRQVGRVMAEYGAVVPWWRVVRSDGVLLAGHEQRALAAYRAEGTPLRTVGPAAQGHIPRLDMRAARWDGLSPDGTHTPDGPGRAPGAGAEGAPGSAGGASGG from the coding sequence ATTGGCCGGGTGAGCGAGGAGAGCGGTGCGACCGGGGCGGGCGAGCTGGGCCCGTACGCGGAGAAGGTGCTGGACGCGGTGGACCTGATTCCGCCGGGCCGGGTCATGACGTACGGCGACGTGGCGGAGTGGCTGGGGGAGGGCGGTCCGCGTCAGGTCGGCCGGGTGATGGCGGAGTACGGGGCGGTGGTGCCGTGGTGGCGGGTGGTGCGCTCCGACGGGGTGCTGCTCGCCGGGCACGAGCAGCGCGCCCTGGCCGCGTACCGCGCGGAGGGCACCCCGCTGCGGACGGTCGGCCCCGCCGCCCAGGGGCACATACCGCGCCTGGACATGCGCGCGGCCCGCTGGGACGGGCTCTCGCCGGACGGCACGCACACGCCGGACGGCCCCGGGCGGGCGCCCGGCGCCGGCGCCGAGGGCGCGCCCGGGTCTGCGGGTGGCGCGAGCGGCGGATGA
- a CDS encoding ATP-dependent helicase has protein sequence MRAPAVSAAPPVLDASQRAVVEHGQGPLLVLAGPGTGKTTTLVEAVLARVRAGTPADRVLVLTYGRAAAVELRDRMAARAQAVTGSASAAPQATTFHSFCYGLLRAHQDPDLFAEPVRLMSGPEQDLMVRELLAGQARLAREGRAKVSWPDDLRAALTTRGFADEVRAVLARTRELGLAPRALADFARRIGRPDWLAAAAFLQEYLDVADLQGVIDYTELVHRAVRLVRRPEVHTELAGRYDAVFVDEYQDTDAAQVRLLHAIAGQGRTLVAFGDPDQSIYAFRGADVNGILDFPAAFPDRAGRPAPVRVLTGNRRAGAALLAATGRLAGRMALPRLPAAAARAHRAPAAHRPGGALAVRTHPTPGAELDAIADALRRAHLEDGIPWSDMAVLTRTTSALPTLRRALASAGVPIDLAPSATPLHADPAVAPLLLALRVAAEAAAPAAARGDMAGTEAVGEAVEEGEVAEEAGTGDADGHEAVAVSVSADRSGDGSGDDGPEGDALGLSVEDALTLLTSPLGGMDSADLRKLGRALREEERAAGVAVPRPSDLLIAEAVARPERLATHDASYARGARRIGAQLAAARAGLAAGGTVEDALWALWNGSPWPGRLERAALRGGPAGRNADRDLDAVCALFETVARAEERTGGRGALNLIDELSSFDIVADTLGGRAVRPEAVRLMTAHRAKGLEWPLVVVAGVQEGVWPDLRRRGSLLEADRIGGDGLAPPLTPGALLAEERRLFYVAVTRARDRLLVTAVKSAADDGDQPSRFLAELGVEPVHVGHRPRRPLAVAALVAELRATTVDPTVSPELRDAAARRLARMASLTDDGHALVPAADPERWWGVYEPTRSAVPVRDRDQPVVLSGSALDQLANTCALQWFLGREVKAEPPSTAAQGFGNVVHVLADEVASGRAPADLDVLMARLDSVWDALAFDAPWKSRQERENARAALERFLRWHVMERGREAVAGEHAFDVTLEAGDAQVRIRGSMDRVETDAEGQAYVVDFKTGRAKPTAKEVARHPQLAVYQLAVREGAVDPLFGGARPHPGGAELVQLRLGATRKEGGDALPAVQRQEPIEGEWAQDLLAEAAGRVLDERFTPAAGQHCAHCAFRSACTARPEGRHVVE, from the coding sequence GTGCGCGCGCCGGCGGTGTCCGCCGCGCCTCCAGTGCTGGACGCATCCCAGCGCGCTGTGGTTGAGCACGGGCAGGGACCTCTCCTGGTGCTCGCCGGCCCCGGCACGGGGAAGACCACCACGCTGGTGGAGGCCGTGCTGGCCCGGGTGCGGGCCGGCACCCCCGCCGACCGGGTGCTCGTCCTGACCTACGGCCGCGCCGCCGCCGTCGAGTTGCGCGACCGGATGGCCGCCCGCGCGCAGGCCGTGACCGGCAGCGCGAGCGCCGCGCCGCAGGCCACCACCTTCCACTCGTTCTGCTACGGGCTGCTGCGCGCCCACCAGGACCCGGACCTGTTCGCCGAGCCGGTGCGGCTGATGTCCGGGCCCGAGCAGGACCTGATGGTCCGCGAACTGCTCGCCGGACAGGCCCGGCTCGCCCGCGAGGGCCGCGCCAAGGTGAGCTGGCCCGACGACCTGCGGGCGGCGCTCACCACTCGCGGCTTCGCCGACGAGGTGCGCGCGGTGCTCGCCCGCACCCGCGAACTCGGCCTCGCCCCCCGCGCGCTCGCCGACTTCGCTCGCCGGATCGGCCGGCCCGACTGGCTCGCCGCGGCCGCCTTCCTCCAGGAGTACCTGGACGTCGCCGACCTCCAGGGCGTCATCGACTACACCGAACTCGTACACCGCGCGGTCCGGCTGGTCCGGCGGCCCGAGGTGCACACCGAACTCGCCGGGCGCTACGACGCGGTCTTCGTCGACGAGTACCAGGACACCGACGCCGCACAGGTCCGGCTGCTGCACGCGATCGCCGGGCAGGGCCGTACCCTCGTCGCCTTCGGCGACCCCGACCAGTCGATCTACGCGTTCCGGGGTGCCGACGTGAACGGCATCCTCGACTTCCCCGCCGCCTTCCCCGACCGGGCCGGCCGCCCCGCCCCGGTGCGCGTGCTCACCGGCAACCGCCGGGCCGGCGCCGCGCTGCTCGCCGCCACCGGGCGGCTGGCCGGCCGGATGGCGCTGCCCCGCCTGCCCGCCGCAGCGGCCCGCGCCCACCGCGCGCCCGCCGCCCACCGCCCCGGCGGCGCCCTCGCGGTGCGCACCCACCCGACGCCCGGCGCCGAACTCGACGCCATCGCCGACGCCCTGCGCCGCGCCCACCTCGAAGACGGCATCCCGTGGTCGGACATGGCGGTCCTCACCCGCACCACCTCCGCGCTGCCCACGCTGCGCCGCGCGCTCGCCTCCGCCGGTGTCCCGATCGACCTCGCCCCGTCCGCGACCCCGCTGCACGCCGACCCGGCCGTCGCGCCGCTGCTGCTGGCGCTGCGGGTGGCGGCGGAAGCGGCGGCGCCCGCGGCGGCGCGCGGGGACATGGCCGGGACCGAGGCCGTGGGGGAGGCCGTGGAGGAGGGCGAGGTCGCGGAGGAGGCCGGGACCGGGGACGCGGACGGGCACGAGGCCGTAGCCGTATCCGTGTCGGCGGACCGGAGCGGGGACGGGAGTGGGGACGACGGCCCGGAGGGGGACGCTCTCGGGCTCTCCGTCGAGGACGCCCTGACCCTGCTCACGTCGCCGCTGGGCGGCATGGACTCGGCGGACCTGCGGAAGCTGGGGCGCGCGCTGCGCGAGGAGGAGCGGGCGGCGGGCGTGGCGGTGCCGCGTCCCTCGGACCTGCTGATCGCGGAGGCGGTCGCGCGGCCGGAGCGGCTGGCGACGCACGACGCCTCGTACGCGCGGGGCGCCCGGCGGATCGGGGCGCAACTGGCCGCGGCGCGCGCGGGGCTCGCGGCGGGCGGCACCGTCGAGGACGCGCTGTGGGCGCTGTGGAACGGCTCGCCGTGGCCGGGCCGGCTGGAGCGGGCGGCGCTGCGCGGCGGTCCGGCCGGACGGAACGCCGACCGCGACCTGGACGCGGTGTGCGCGCTGTTCGAGACGGTGGCCCGGGCGGAGGAGCGCACGGGGGGCCGCGGCGCGCTGAACCTGATCGACGAGCTGTCGTCGTTCGACATCGTGGCCGACACGCTCGGCGGTCGCGCGGTCCGGCCCGAGGCCGTACGCCTGATGACCGCGCACCGCGCGAAGGGCCTGGAGTGGCCGCTCGTGGTGGTGGCGGGCGTGCAGGAGGGCGTGTGGCCGGACCTGCGCCGCCGCGGCTCGCTGCTGGAGGCGGACCGGATCGGTGGTGACGGCCTCGCGCCGCCGCTCACCCCGGGCGCGCTGCTGGCCGAGGAGCGCCGGCTGTTCTACGTCGCGGTGACCCGCGCGCGGGACCGGCTGCTGGTGACGGCGGTGAAGTCCGCGGCGGACGACGGCGACCAGCCCTCCCGGTTCCTCGCCGAACTCGGCGTGGAGCCGGTGCACGTGGGCCACCGGCCGCGCCGCCCGCTCGCGGTGGCCGCGCTCGTCGCGGAGTTGCGCGCGACCACCGTGGACCCGACCGTGTCTCCCGAACTGCGTGACGCCGCCGCCCGCCGGCTGGCCCGGATGGCCTCGCTCACCGACGACGGCCACGCGCTGGTGCCCGCCGCGGACCCCGAGCGCTGGTGGGGGGTGTACGAGCCGACCCGGTCGGCCGTGCCGGTCCGCGACCGGGACCAGCCGGTCGTGCTGTCCGGCAGCGCGCTCGACCAGCTCGCCAACACCTGCGCGCTGCAGTGGTTCCTGGGGCGCGAGGTCAAGGCCGAGCCGCCGTCGACGGCCGCGCAGGGCTTCGGGAACGTGGTGCACGTCCTGGCCGACGAGGTCGCCTCCGGCCGTGCCCCCGCCGACCTCGACGTGCTGATGGCGCGGCTGGACTCCGTATGGGACGCGCTCGCGTTCGACGCGCCCTGGAAGTCCCGGCAGGAGCGGGAGAACGCCCGCGCCGCGCTGGAGCGCTTCCTGCGCTGGCACGTCATGGAACGGGGCCGCGAGGCGGTCGCCGGGGAGCACGCGTTCGACGTGACGCTGGAGGCGGGCGACGCGCAGGTGCGCATCCGCGGCAGCATGGACCGGGTGGAGACGGACGCCGAAGGGCAGGCGTACGTCGTGGACTTCAAGACCGGGCGGGCCAAGCCCACCGCGAAGGAGGTCGCCCGGCACCCCCAACTCGCGGTCTACCAGCTCGCCGTCCGCGAGGGAGCCGTCGACCCGCTCTTCGGCGGGGCCCGTCCGCACCCCGGCGGCGCCGAACTCGTGCAGCTCCGGCTCGGCGCCACCCGCAAGGAGGGCGGCGACGCGCTCCCGGCGGTGCAGCGGCAGGAGCCCATCGAGGGGGAGTGGGCCCAGGACCTCCTCGCCGAGGCGGCCGGGCGGGTGCTGGACGAGCGCTTCACACCCGCGGCCGGCCAGCACTGCGCGCACTGCGCCTTCCGCTCGGCCTGCACCGCCCGGCCGGAGGGCCGGCACGTCGTGGAGTGA
- a CDS encoding ATP-dependent DNA helicase yields the protein MANPLHHPDQLKELLGIPFTPEQMACITAPPAPGVIVAGAGSGKTTVMAARVVWLVGTGQVAPDQVLGLTFTNKAAAELSERVRRALARAGITPGEADGPPDPALDPDQVPGDPQISTYHAFAGQLLKDHGMRIGLEPTARLLADATRFQLAAKVLRAAPGPYPALTKGLPTLIGDLLALSGELSEHLVPAERLRAHDTRLAARLGELDPGMRGYAWVKEVAHATAARRDLAELAAAYRQEKKGRDLLDFGDQIALSAELAQGRPEVGALLRDQYRVVLLDEYQDTSVAQRLLLAGLFGGGTGHPVTAVGDPCQAIYGWRGASVANLDDFPRHFPYADGRPADRYSLSENRRSGGRLLDLANTLAVELRARHEGVEALRPAPGAERDGVVRCALLPTQAEETTWLADSVAHLVRTGTPPGEIAVLCRTAAHFADIHAALVARDVPVEVVGLSGLLHLPEVADLVATCEVLHDPTANAALVRLLTGPRWRIGPRDLALLGRRARLLVRYGPGPGGGADGEGPDRLAAAVEGVDPAEVVSLTDALETFLDAETGDELPFSAEARVRFARLAAEIRELRRALADPLMDVLHRVLAVTGLEVELAASPHALAARRQETLNAFLDVAASFAGLDGEATLLAFLGFLHTAAQYEKGLDSSLPGGDDTVKVLTAHKAKGLEWDVVVVPGLVAKGFPGERGRELWPLNAKVLPHGLRGDAATLPDVEAWTRAGLDGFRAAMKEHQRIEELRLGYVTFTRPRSLLLGSGHWWGPTQSKPFGPSAFLDALRAHCEAGHGEIEVWAEPPAEDADNPALASATEPPWPLPLDPAAFERRRHAAKTVRAQIDATRPDASDTPLPPQPTRAASPRPSLPPQPTRGKGHPTPDSTGAPHPADPPLPPDDSRLVSAWDRDLTALTGELRRARATVHDVPLPRTLTATQLMRLAADPDGLARDLARPLPRPPAPAARRGTRFHAWVESRFDARPLFAPEDLPGIEPGDDIADEQDLAALKDAFLRTPYAERTPYRVEAAFTLTLAGRLIRGRIDAVYRERTDAVRADAVAAETGSTEPPGHDADPYTYEIVDWKTGHRPDAADPLQLAIYRLAWAEQQGVPLERVRAAFLHIRTGTLLRPPDLPDRAALERLLSPDPPDRAGEPPH from the coding sequence GTGGCAAACCCTCTCCACCACCCTGATCAGCTCAAGGAGCTGCTGGGTATCCCGTTCACCCCCGAGCAGATGGCGTGCATCACCGCGCCGCCCGCTCCCGGGGTGATCGTGGCCGGGGCGGGCTCGGGGAAGACCACAGTGATGGCCGCGCGGGTGGTGTGGCTGGTCGGCACCGGACAGGTCGCGCCGGACCAGGTGCTGGGGCTGACCTTCACCAACAAGGCGGCCGCGGAACTCTCCGAGCGGGTGCGGCGGGCGCTGGCGCGGGCGGGCATCACCCCGGGCGAGGCGGACGGCCCGCCCGACCCGGCCCTGGACCCGGACCAGGTGCCGGGGGACCCGCAGATCTCGACGTACCACGCGTTCGCCGGGCAACTGCTGAAGGACCACGGCATGCGGATCGGGCTGGAGCCGACCGCGCGCCTGCTTGCCGACGCCACCCGCTTCCAGCTGGCGGCGAAGGTGCTGCGGGCCGCGCCCGGCCCGTACCCGGCGCTGACCAAGGGGCTGCCCACGCTCATCGGTGACCTGCTCGCGCTGTCCGGCGAGCTGTCGGAGCACCTGGTGCCCGCCGAGCGGCTGCGCGCCCATGACACGCGGCTCGCCGCGCGGCTCGGCGAGCTGGACCCGGGCATGCGCGGCTACGCCTGGGTGAAGGAGGTGGCGCACGCCACCGCCGCCCGCCGCGACCTGGCCGAACTGGCCGCCGCCTACCGGCAGGAGAAGAAGGGCCGCGACCTGCTGGACTTCGGCGACCAGATCGCGCTGTCCGCCGAGCTGGCGCAGGGCCGCCCGGAGGTCGGCGCGCTGCTGCGGGACCAGTACCGGGTGGTGCTGCTGGACGAGTACCAGGACACGTCGGTGGCGCAGCGGCTGCTGCTCGCCGGGCTGTTCGGGGGCGGCACCGGGCATCCGGTGACCGCGGTCGGAGACCCCTGCCAGGCGATCTACGGCTGGCGCGGCGCGTCCGTGGCGAACCTCGACGACTTCCCCCGGCACTTCCCGTACGCGGACGGGCGGCCCGCCGACCGCTACTCGCTCAGCGAGAACCGCCGCTCCGGCGGCCGGCTGCTGGACCTCGCCAACACCCTCGCCGTCGAACTGCGGGCCCGGCACGAAGGCGTGGAGGCGCTGCGCCCGGCCCCCGGCGCCGAGCGCGACGGCGTCGTACGCTGCGCGCTGCTGCCCACGCAGGCCGAGGAGACGACGTGGCTCGCCGACTCCGTCGCCCACCTGGTGCGCACCGGCACGCCGCCCGGCGAGATCGCGGTGCTGTGCCGTACGGCCGCGCACTTCGCCGACATCCACGCGGCGCTGGTGGCAAGGGACGTGCCGGTCGAGGTGGTCGGGCTGTCGGGGCTGCTGCACCTGCCCGAGGTGGCCGATCTCGTCGCCACCTGCGAGGTGCTGCACGACCCGACCGCCAACGCGGCCCTGGTACGGCTGCTGACCGGCCCGCGCTGGCGGATCGGCCCGCGCGACCTGGCGCTCCTCGGCCGCCGGGCCCGGCTGCTGGTGCGGTACGGACCCGGGCCCGGCGGCGGTGCGGACGGCGAGGGGCCGGACCGGCTCGCGGCGGCCGTGGAAGGGGTCGATCCGGCCGAGGTGGTGTCGCTGACCGACGCGCTGGAGACGTTCCTCGACGCCGAAACCGGCGACGAGCTGCCGTTCTCCGCCGAGGCGCGGGTGCGGTTCGCGCGGCTGGCCGCCGAGATAAGGGAGTTGCGCCGGGCGCTCGCCGACCCGCTGATGGACGTGCTGCACCGGGTGCTGGCCGTCACCGGGCTCGAAGTGGAGCTGGCCGCGTCACCGCACGCGTTGGCCGCCCGCCGCCAGGAGACCCTCAACGCGTTCCTCGACGTGGCCGCGTCCTTCGCCGGGCTGGACGGGGAGGCGACGCTGCTGGCGTTCCTCGGGTTCCTGCACACCGCGGCGCAGTACGAGAAGGGCCTCGACAGTTCGCTGCCCGGCGGCGACGACACGGTGAAGGTGCTCACCGCCCACAAGGCCAAGGGCCTGGAGTGGGACGTGGTCGTGGTGCCCGGTCTGGTCGCCAAGGGCTTTCCCGGCGAACGCGGACGGGAGCTGTGGCCGCTCAACGCGAAGGTGCTGCCGCACGGTCTGCGCGGTGACGCCGCCACCCTCCCCGACGTGGAGGCGTGGACCCGGGCCGGGCTCGACGGTTTCCGCGCCGCGATGAAGGAGCACCAGCGCATCGAGGAACTGCGGCTCGGCTACGTCACCTTCACCCGGCCGCGCTCCCTCCTGCTCGGCTCCGGGCACTGGTGGGGGCCGACCCAGTCCAAGCCGTTCGGGCCGTCCGCGTTCCTCGACGCCCTGCGCGCGCACTGCGAGGCCGGGCACGGCGAGATCGAGGTGTGGGCCGAGCCCCCGGCCGAGGACGCCGACAACCCGGCCCTCGCCTCCGCCACCGAACCCCCCTGGCCGCTGCCCCTCGACCCGGCCGCCTTCGAACGGCGCCGCCATGCCGCGAAGACCGTCCGCGCCCAGATCGACGCCACCCGCCCGGACGCCTCCGACACCCCCCTCCCCCCGCAACCCACCCGCGCCGCATCCCCCCGCCCCTCCCTCCCCCCGCAACCCACCCGGGGGAAAGGCCACCCCACCCCCGACTCCACCGGCGCCCCCCACCCCGCCGATCCCCCGCTCCCTCCCGACGACTCCCGCCTCGTCTCCGCCTGGGACCGCGACCTCACCGCCCTCACCGGCGAACTCCGCCGCGCCCGCGCCACCGTCCACGACGTCCCCCTCCCGCGCACCCTCACCGCCACCCAGCTCATGCGGCTGGCCGCCGACCCGGACGGCCTCGCCCGCGACCTGGCCCGCCCCCTGCCGCGCCCACCGGCCCCCGCCGCCCGCCGCGGCACCCGCTTCCACGCCTGGGTCGAGTCCCGCTTCGACGCCCGCCCGCTCTTCGCCCCGGAGGACCTGCCCGGCATCGAACCCGGCGACGACATCGCCGACGAGCAGGACCTCGCCGCCCTCAAGGACGCCTTCCTGCGCACCCCGTACGCCGAGCGCACCCCCTACCGCGTCGAGGCCGCCTTCACCCTCACCCTCGCCGGCCGCCTCATCCGCGGCCGCATCGACGCGGTGTACCGGGAACGTACGGACGCCGTACGCGCGGATGCCGTGGCCGCCGAGACCGGTTCCACCGAGCCGCCAGGCCACGACGCGGACCCGTACACGTACGAGATCGTCGACTGGAAGACCGGGCACCGGCCCGACGCCGCGGACCCGCTGCAGCTCGCGATCTACCGGCTGGCCTGGGCCGAGCAGCAGGGCGTGCCGCTGGAGCGGGTGCGGGCGGCGTTCCTGCACATCCGCACCGGCACGCTGCTGCGGCCCCCGGACCTGCCGGACCGGGCCGCGCTGGAGCGGCTGCTCAGCCCCGATCCGCCGGACCGGGCCGGGGAACCGCCGCACTGA
- the nudC gene encoding NAD(+) diphosphatase produces MTELDATSKPLSLTYTGVDRAAHHRLDEAWLAAAWSHPTTRVFVVSGGQVLVEDTPDGGAELVMTPAFDAPETEQHRYFLGIDEEGVRYFALQKDTLPGRMDEAARPAGLREVGGLLAPIEAGLMVHAVALENWQRMHRFCSRCGERTVIAAAGHIRRCPACGAEHYPRTDPAVIMLVTDDEDRALLGRQVHWPEGRFSTLAGFVEPGESIEQSVRREVFEEAGVTVGDVSYVASQPWPFPSSLMLGFMAQATSSDIHVDGEEIHEARWFSREDLRAAFESGEVLPPFGISIAARLIELWYGKPLPKQGGAAAAR; encoded by the coding sequence TTGACCGAACTCGACGCGACATCGAAGCCGCTGAGCCTCACCTACACCGGGGTGGACCGCGCGGCCCACCATCGGCTCGACGAGGCGTGGCTCGCGGCTGCCTGGAGCCACCCCACCACCCGGGTCTTCGTCGTCTCCGGCGGCCAGGTGCTGGTCGAGGACACCCCCGACGGCGGCGCCGAACTCGTCATGACCCCGGCGTTCGACGCCCCCGAGACCGAGCAGCACCGCTACTTCCTCGGCATCGACGAGGAGGGCGTGCGCTACTTCGCCCTGCAGAAGGACACCCTGCCCGGGCGGATGGACGAGGCGGCCCGCCCGGCCGGACTGCGCGAGGTGGGCGGGCTGCTCGCCCCGATCGAGGCCGGGCTGATGGTGCACGCCGTCGCGCTGGAGAACTGGCAGCGCATGCACCGCTTCTGCTCCCGGTGCGGCGAGCGCACCGTCATCGCCGCCGCGGGCCACATCCGCCGCTGCCCCGCCTGCGGCGCCGAGCACTACCCGCGTACCGACCCCGCCGTGATCATGCTCGTCACCGACGACGAGGACCGCGCCCTGCTCGGCCGCCAGGTGCACTGGCCCGAGGGCCGCTTCTCCACCCTCGCGGGCTTCGTGGAGCCCGGCGAGTCCATCGAGCAGTCGGTGCGCCGCGAGGTCTTCGAGGAGGCCGGCGTCACCGTCGGCGACGTCTCCTACGTCGCCAGCCAGCCCTGGCCGTTCCCGTCCAGCCTCATGCTCGGGTTCATGGCGCAGGCCACCTCCTCCGACATCCACGTCGACGGCGAGGAGATCCACGAGGCCCGCTGGTTCTCCCGCGAGGACCTGCGCGCCGCCTTCGAGTCCGGCGAGGTGCTGCCCCCGTTCGGCATCTCGATCGCGGCCCGGCTGATCGAGCTGTGGTACGGCAAGCCGCTGCCGAAGCAGGGGGGAGCCGCGGCGGCGCGGTAG